The proteins below are encoded in one region of Paenibacillus albus:
- a CDS encoding glycoside hydrolase family protein, with amino-acid sequence MELEWTKARTECFAPTKSEIYNYAPCIVQTDDGTRYAFYCTNQESGIIVDYIGWRKGVKQADGEWRWSEERIALSPGETGWDCIHVCDPDLLQGEFRNGGHTYTWALFYLGCDRLDCNHNQIGVAFADSIEGPWIKFEGNPVVPGALENWGTGQCTQVTIDGKGKFDLIYRDADETGDNYKLASCDFSDMDAYVVGAPVLIPRNGLPDVPLSMSHVAYDPVGDRMMLVAEKDWDGVVRCCQEIVVAAISGTSLREEEGTWETLAIINETLTGCYGNHNAALCRDPYGRLPEPDELGIFISSATQTFIWSFRICEMRARLKPHE; translated from the coding sequence ATGGAGCTGGAATGGACGAAGGCACGAACGGAATGCTTCGCACCGACGAAATCCGAGATTTACAATTATGCGCCATGCATCGTACAGACGGATGACGGAACGCGTTACGCCTTCTATTGCACGAATCAGGAATCCGGCATCATTGTGGACTATATCGGGTGGCGCAAGGGAGTAAAGCAGGCTGATGGCGAGTGGCGCTGGAGTGAAGAGCGGATTGCGCTTTCCCCCGGCGAAACGGGTTGGGATTGCATCCATGTGTGCGATCCGGACTTGCTGCAAGGTGAGTTTCGCAATGGAGGCCACACGTATACATGGGCGCTGTTCTATCTGGGCTGTGACCGGCTGGACTGCAACCATAACCAAATTGGCGTCGCGTTCGCCGATTCTATAGAAGGCCCTTGGATCAAGTTCGAAGGCAATCCAGTCGTTCCGGGTGCTTTGGAAAATTGGGGCACTGGACAGTGCACGCAGGTCACGATTGACGGCAAAGGCAAGTTCGACCTGATCTACCGCGATGCGGACGAGACGGGAGACAACTACAAGCTCGCATCGTGCGACTTCTCGGATATGGATGCATACGTAGTCGGAGCTCCGGTACTTATTCCTAGAAACGGACTGCCGGATGTCCCGCTATCCATGTCGCACGTCGCTTATGATCCGGTGGGCGATAGGATGATGCTTGTCGCTGAGAAGGATTGGGACGGCGTCGTGCGCTGCTGCCAAGAGATCGTCGTTGCAGCGATTTCGGGGACTTCTCTCCGAGAAGAGGAAGGGACTTGGGAGACGCTCGCGATCATCAACGAAACGCTCACGGGCTGCTATGGCAATCACAATGCCGCGTTGTGCAGGGACCCTTACGGGAGGCTGCCTGAGCCGGATGAGCTTGGCATCTTCATTTCTTCCGCGACGCAGACGTTTATTTGGTCGTTCCGGATATGTGAGATGCGGGCGAGGCTGAAACCGCATGAATAG
- a CDS encoding cache domain-containing sensor histidine kinase: MKWLYPHWLRNQMIRNKIIAIYIPLTIVPLLVLGFASNRIYSDSIVDKTISNVSDNSSLIITRINGILANAESCANILTINLNRVIEDKRNGEISSERNLQLSTLITNQLSFALLVFRDVESAAFIDNNGNIYATSTNIETSLPPDEVLQTPIIRAIEPTSGQNLWFPMQRRSYLTINDADPVLSVGKRISNIYTGQELGRLVLNIKETTLSSIFGKIGTDEQGSFMLTDRSGTIVSTSDKTKLLKQIDDPNLRNWVQSEKDESTIGRFQSGKQLVISSEMEKFGWKLISMEPYSKLTENSRKITMLIAIIGLFCFLFTLMGAGILNSLIARPIVLLTKNMKLVKEGNLSLRLPVRSNDELGLLASGFNTMIARINQLLDNVRFEQKKKREYELALIQSQIKPHFLYNTLDVIYTLAEFGRVKDVQRTTKSLADYYRIVLSKGREAIPLQDELQGLRDYLGIQRIRYADVFDYQIDVQPDVMACTVLKLTLQPLAENAIYHGLKTKGTFGHLWVTGGKVGDYLELRVRDDGAGIPPDRLKQLLGPGGLQEEGGSKAVSVAGNTGSSFGLRSVDSRIKLFFGDDYGLIINSEPGVGTEIIVRLPLVAGSMPSDPASIHNEIRSTREGVE; this comes from the coding sequence ATGAAGTGGCTGTACCCCCACTGGCTGCGCAATCAAATGATCCGCAACAAAATCATCGCGATTTATATACCGCTCACTATCGTACCGCTGCTAGTCCTTGGTTTCGCGTCGAATCGGATCTATTCGGACTCCATTGTGGACAAGACGATCAGCAATGTATCGGATAATTCATCGCTGATCATTACGCGCATAAACGGAATTCTCGCGAACGCGGAAAGCTGCGCCAATATTTTGACCATCAATTTGAACCGTGTCATCGAAGATAAGCGAAATGGAGAAATAAGCAGCGAGAGAAACTTGCAGCTATCTACGCTTATAACCAATCAACTCAGTTTTGCCTTGCTCGTATTCCGAGATGTGGAAAGTGCCGCTTTTATCGATAATAACGGGAATATTTACGCAACGTCTACCAACATCGAAACGAGCTTGCCTCCTGATGAAGTGCTCCAAACCCCCATTATTCGTGCCATCGAACCAACAAGCGGTCAAAACCTTTGGTTTCCTATGCAGCGCAGAAGCTATCTTACAATTAACGATGCCGATCCCGTGCTGTCTGTTGGCAAACGCATCAGCAATATCTACACGGGCCAAGAGCTTGGCAGGCTTGTGCTTAACATCAAGGAAACCACGTTGTCCTCCATCTTCGGGAAGATCGGAACAGATGAGCAGGGGAGTTTCATGCTGACGGATCGTTCAGGTACAATCGTTTCCACGTCAGACAAAACGAAGCTGTTGAAGCAAATCGATGATCCAAACCTAAGAAATTGGGTACAATCGGAGAAAGACGAATCCACCATTGGCCGATTCCAGAGCGGAAAACAGCTTGTCATAAGCTCGGAAATGGAAAAGTTCGGGTGGAAGCTGATCTCTATGGAGCCATACTCCAAGCTAACGGAGAATAGCCGGAAAATCACAATGCTTATTGCAATCATCGGACTCTTCTGTTTCTTGTTCACGTTGATGGGCGCAGGTATCCTGAATAGCTTAATCGCCAGGCCGATTGTACTGCTTACCAAGAATATGAAGCTGGTCAAAGAAGGGAATCTTAGCTTAAGGCTTCCCGTAAGGTCGAATGATGAGCTTGGTTTATTGGCTTCGGGCTTCAACACGATGATCGCTCGCATTAATCAATTGCTGGACAATGTAAGGTTCGAGCAGAAGAAAAAGCGTGAGTACGAGCTTGCACTCATTCAATCGCAGATAAAGCCGCATTTTCTATATAACACGCTTGATGTCATCTATACACTGGCGGAGTTTGGCCGCGTCAAGGACGTTCAGCGCACGACGAAGTCGCTTGCTGATTACTACCGCATCGTATTGAGCAAAGGGCGCGAAGCCATTCCACTGCAAGATGAGCTGCAGGGATTGCGTGATTATCTCGGCATTCAGCGCATTCGATATGCCGATGTATTCGACTACCAAATTGATGTCCAACCGGACGTCATGGCGTGCACCGTACTGAAGCTGACTTTGCAGCCTTTGGCGGAGAATGCGATTTATCACGGTCTCAAGACCAAGGGAACGTTCGGTCACTTGTGGGTTACGGGAGGAAAAGTCGGGGATTACCTGGAGCTGCGCGTTAGAGATGATGGTGCAGGTATTCCGCCGGACCGATTGAAGCAGCTTCTTGGGCCGGGAGGGCTTCAAGAAGAAGGAGGCTCGAAAGCGGTTTCGGTTGCAGGAAATACGGGCAGTTCGTTTGGTTTACGCAGCGTGGATAGCCGGATCAAGTTGTTCTTCGGCGATGATTACGGACTGATAATCAATAGCGAGCCGGGGGTTGGCACGGAAATTATCGTAAGGCTCCCACTGGTGGCTGGCAGCATGCCGAGTGACCCTGCCTCCATACATAATGAAATACGTTCAACGAGAGAAGGAGTCGAATAG
- a CDS encoding response regulator → MLQVLIADDEWMFREYLRSALDWELCGFRICGEAKNGEEALELAKAVPPDIALLDITMPFMDGLELSERLKKLHPDVSIVLITGHNEFDYARRALKIGVEDYILKPFSKDELMLTMLKLQEQHLKQREEQSTLQHHLQLMRESVLLRLVNGELAQRNEGLRQLLASYQLKLDAPVYAVACIEIDEMDRKWSEVSERLLWKYAVTNILAEAMEESGGKPIIFNGPEGRIICLYGIADVSGRAAETETRGLPRLEPFEKLCMLIKRYLHFTITIGVGGIYDSSVDGIRTSYAEALTALQNKFVLGSDRVIAYGQHLSAGMSGAQYPPEFGDELQLLLRAQDEDRLNVKMSELFQRIREQKLSIDYTYVICMSLVSTCLGYVTEAGHPIEDCFGEHFFPYNEIRRLTSIDEVETWMKAMFMKAVKYARRYKKTRSSIIAQSAKTFIEERFHDPELGVELVAQHAFINASYLRAVFKKEMGMTVTDYITHIRMNNAKELLGEGNRKLSDIAEAIGYSDGSYFSKSFKKFFGWSPSEYENHIKTNETMRG, encoded by the coding sequence ATGCTTCAAGTATTAATCGCTGATGACGAATGGATGTTTCGCGAGTACCTTCGATCGGCGCTGGATTGGGAATTATGCGGCTTTCGAATCTGCGGTGAGGCCAAGAACGGCGAGGAAGCGCTTGAGCTAGCGAAGGCGGTGCCTCCAGACATTGCATTACTGGACATTACGATGCCGTTTATGGACGGATTGGAGCTGTCCGAACGACTTAAGAAGCTGCATCCGGATGTCAGCATCGTGCTCATAACGGGCCATAACGAATTTGATTATGCAAGGCGCGCGCTGAAGATCGGCGTCGAGGATTATATCTTAAAGCCGTTCTCGAAAGATGAATTGATGCTTACCATGCTTAAGCTGCAGGAGCAGCACTTGAAACAGCGGGAAGAGCAGTCAACCTTGCAGCATCATTTGCAATTGATGCGCGAAAGTGTGCTGCTTCGGCTTGTCAATGGAGAGCTCGCGCAGCGGAATGAGGGATTGAGACAGCTCCTCGCCTCTTACCAATTGAAGCTTGATGCGCCGGTTTACGCCGTCGCTTGCATTGAAATCGACGAGATGGACCGCAAATGGAGCGAGGTTAGCGAACGGCTGCTATGGAAATATGCCGTTACGAACATCCTCGCGGAGGCCATGGAAGAATCCGGAGGCAAGCCCATCATCTTCAACGGACCTGAAGGCCGGATTATTTGCTTATACGGGATTGCCGATGTGTCCGGCCGCGCCGCAGAAACAGAGACCAGAGGCCTTCCGCGCTTGGAGCCATTCGAGAAGCTGTGCATGCTGATCAAACGATATTTGCATTTTACCATTACGATTGGCGTGGGCGGCATCTATGATAGCAGCGTCGACGGCATCCGAACTTCTTATGCAGAGGCACTGACCGCGCTTCAGAACAAGTTCGTGCTGGGAAGCGACCGTGTAATCGCGTATGGTCAGCACTTGTCCGCTGGAATGAGCGGTGCTCAGTATCCGCCTGAATTTGGCGATGAGCTGCAGCTATTGCTTCGTGCGCAGGACGAAGATCGCTTGAATGTGAAGATGAGCGAATTGTTCCAACGCATTCGTGAACAGAAGCTGTCCATTGACTACACGTATGTAATTTGTATGAGTCTTGTATCAACCTGCCTCGGTTATGTCACGGAAGCGGGACATCCTATAGAAGATTGCTTCGGCGAACATTTCTTCCCATACAATGAAATCCGTCGATTAACTTCAATTGACGAAGTGGAAACTTGGATGAAAGCGATGTTCATGAAAGCCGTGAAGTATGCTCGGCGTTATAAGAAAACACGATCCTCTATTATCGCGCAATCGGCGAAAACTTTTATCGAGGAGCGATTCCATGATCCTGAGCTCGGCGTAGAGCTTGTGGCGCAGCATGCATTTATTAACGCCAGTTATTTGCGCGCAGTATTCAAGAAAGAGATGGGAATGACCGTAACGGATTACATTACGCACATCCGGATGAATAATGCGAAGGAACTGCTTGGCGAGGGAAACCGCAAGCTGTCGGATATTGCGGAAGCGATCGGTTACAGTGACGGCAGTTATTTCAGCAAGAGCTTCAAGAAGTTCTTTGGCTGGTCGCCGAGCGAATACGAGAACCACATAAAAACAAATGAAACGATGCGCGGATAG